CACTACTCCTTTATAAACTTCATAGAATTCCTCAACATTAACCCGATCCATATTGAACATCTGCATAGCTGAGATTTCAAAACCTGCATCTCGGATAGCCATCAGGATCTTTCCCAACAGTCCTTCACTGACAGCATGGGGTTTAACAATGCAACAGGTACAATTAGTAAATTTAGCAGTGTTTGCCGGCCCACAACCTCCACTTGAAggaaaaaacaactccatttcTCTGGCCGCAGAAGCAAAAGAATCAGGGCCATGCGCTGCATTTCTTATGCCATCTGTTCCAAAGAGGGCTCTAATGCTTTCAGAAGCATCTGTGCGTGCCACTCCAGAGTTTGCAGGTCCCAGCAGTCTTTTCCATTCACATATAGCATCATCTCTTAAAATCTCCATGGCAATAATAGGACCAGTTGTAATAAACTGGATCAGCTCATTGAAAAAGGGTCTTGATTGGTGATCTACATGAAAATCCAATGCTTCTTTCCTTGAAAGCATCATCATTTTGAGTTTGGTTATAGTAAATCCAGCtttgtttattatttcaattatttctccAGCCTTTGATATTGCATCTGGTTTAA
This DNA window, taken from Pan paniscus chromosome 5, NHGRI_mPanPan1-v2.0_pri, whole genome shotgun sequence, encodes the following:
- the LOC129397988 gene encoding nucleoside diphosphate kinase 7-like, whose translation is MNHSERFVFIAEWYDPNASLLRRYELLFYPGDGSVEMHDVKNHRTFLKRTKYDNLHLEDLFIGNKVNVFSRQLVLIDYGDQYTARQLGSRKEKTLALIKPDAISKAGEIIEIINKAGFTITKLKMMMLSRKEALDFHVDHQSRPFFNELIQFITTGPIIAMEILRDDAICEWKRLLGPANSGVARTDASESIRALFGTDGIRNAAHGPDSFASAAREMELFFPSSGGCGPANTAKFTNCTCCIVKPHAVSEGLLGKILMAIRDAGFEISAMQMFNMDRVNVEEFYEVYKGVVTEYHDMVTEMYSGPCVAMEIQQNNATKTFREFCGPADPLESHSVAQCRVQRCNLGSLQTPPPRL